A section of the Clostridium omnivorum genome encodes:
- the rfbA gene encoding glucose-1-phosphate thymidylyltransferase RfbA — protein MKGIILAGGSGTRLYPVTKVISKQMVPIYDKPMIYYPMSVLMLAGIREILIISTERDLPHFEELFGDGSELGLNIEYAVQKAPNGLAEAFIIGEKFIGNDNVAMILGDNIFWGQNFSQHLIKASELEKGAMIFGYYVQNPKAFGVVEFDENGNVISIEEKPEKPKSHYAVPGLYFYDNSVVERAKALKPSARGELEITDLNRVYLEEGNLKVTLFGRGMAWLDTGTHGSMLQASNFVEAVQNTQGTYIACLEEISYRKGWINRAQLEELAQPLLKTGYGQYLMAIAEELQSANLKAAKHNK, from the coding sequence ATGAAGGGAATAATTTTAGCAGGTGGGTCTGGAACAAGATTATATCCTGTTACAAAAGTAATTTCAAAGCAAATGGTTCCAATTTATGATAAGCCAATGATATATTATCCAATGTCTGTGCTTATGTTAGCTGGAATTAGAGAAATCTTAATAATTTCAACAGAAAGAGATTTACCTCACTTCGAAGAATTATTTGGAGATGGAAGTGAATTAGGACTTAATATAGAATATGCAGTTCAAAAGGCACCAAATGGCCTTGCAGAAGCGTTTATAATAGGAGAAAAGTTTATAGGCAATGATAACGTTGCTATGATACTTGGAGACAATATTTTCTGGGGCCAAAACTTCAGCCAGCACCTTATAAAAGCATCTGAACTTGAAAAAGGGGCAATGATATTTGGATATTATGTCCAAAATCCAAAAGCTTTTGGAGTAGTAGAGTTTGATGAGAATGGAAATGTTATATCAATAGAAGAAAAACCAGAAAAACCAAAATCACACTATGCAGTACCAGGGTTATATTTCTATGACAATAGTGTAGTTGAGAGAGCCAAGGCACTAAAGCCATCGGCAAGAGGAGAGCTTGAAATAACTGACCTTAATAGAGTATACCTTGAAGAAGGCAACTTGAAGGTTACATTGTTTGGAAGAGGTATGGCATGGTTAGATACAGGAACTCATGGCTCAATGCTGCAGGCTTCTAACTTTGTTGAAGCTGTTCAAAATACTCAAGGTACGTACATAGCATGTTTAGAGGAAATATCCTATAGAAAAGGCTGGATTAATAGAGCTCAGCTTGAAGAATTAGCACAGCCACTATTAAAAACGGGATATGGACAATATTTAATGGCTATTGCAGAAGAACTACAAAGTGCTAATTTAAAAGCAGCTAAGCACAATAAATAA
- a CDS encoding thiamine pyrophosphate-dependent enzyme, protein MAIVFQPPVSLLDVPTHYCPGCTHGVIHRLVAEVMDELNIMDKTIGVAPVGCSVLAYDYFACDMFEAAHGRAPAVATGIKRTHPDSVVFTYQGDGDLAAIGTAEIVHAATRGEKITSIFVNNCIYGMTGGQMAPTTLPGQVTETSPYGRDVNLAGYPIRVSEMLSTLEGAYYIERVSVDSVPNVIKAKKAIKKAFEYQLEGKGFTLVEVLSICPTNWGLNPQESFKWLRENMIPYYPLGVKKDKGAEAEK, encoded by the coding sequence ATGGCTATAGTATTTCAACCACCAGTATCATTATTAGATGTACCTACCCATTACTGTCCAGGCTGTACACATGGTGTTATACACAGATTAGTTGCAGAGGTAATGGATGAATTAAATATAATGGATAAAACAATAGGGGTAGCTCCAGTAGGATGCTCCGTTCTTGCATATGATTATTTTGCTTGCGACATGTTTGAAGCAGCTCATGGTAGAGCACCTGCAGTTGCAACAGGAATAAAAAGAACTCATCCAGATTCAGTAGTATTTACTTATCAAGGAGATGGAGACCTAGCAGCTATAGGAACAGCAGAAATAGTTCATGCTGCTACAAGAGGCGAAAAAATAACCTCAATATTTGTAAATAACTGTATTTATGGTATGACTGGAGGACAAATGGCTCCAACAACACTTCCAGGTCAAGTAACTGAAACTTCACCTTATGGAAGAGATGTTAATTTAGCTGGATATCCAATAAGAGTATCAGAAATGCTATCAACTTTAGAAGGTGCTTACTATATAGAAAGAGTTTCAGTTGATAGTGTTCCAAATGTTATAAAGGCTAAAAAGGCAATAAAGAAGGCTTTTGAATATCAATTAGAAGGAAAAGGCTTCACACTTGTAGAAGTTCTTTCAATCTGCCCAACAAACTGGGGATTAAATCCACAAGAGTCCTTCAAGTGGCTAAGAGAAAATATGATTCCTTACTATCCATTAGGAGTAAAGAAAGATAAGGGTGCGGAAGCTGAGAAATAG
- a CDS encoding ParA family protein, whose amino-acid sequence MSRIRVFTGHFGSGKTEIAINYAINLAKQGKKVAIVDIDIVNPYFCVRDIKDHLECEYNIKVIASNPHYSNAELAVVPAEVIAVFNDKSYDVVMDIGGDDMGAVVLGQYNRYFREESYEMFFVVNNNRPFTKDSQGTEEYINAIQYSSRLKVSYLISNTNLSYETSVEDILKGDREVAEVSEKLGIPYVYTVCRRDLVDEIKGKVKGEIFPIDIYMKPPWR is encoded by the coding sequence ATGAGCAGAATAAGAGTTTTTACTGGTCACTTTGGCAGTGGTAAAACTGAAATAGCAATAAATTATGCAATAAATTTAGCAAAGCAAGGTAAAAAAGTAGCAATTGTAGATATAGATATAGTTAACCCTTACTTTTGTGTAAGAGACATTAAGGATCACCTTGAATGTGAGTACAATATTAAGGTTATTGCCTCCAATCCACATTATTCAAATGCAGAACTGGCAGTAGTTCCTGCAGAAGTAATTGCAGTATTCAATGACAAATCCTATGATGTAGTTATGGACATAGGAGGAGATGACATGGGTGCTGTAGTGCTTGGTCAATATAATAGATACTTTAGAGAGGAATCCTATGAAATGTTCTTTGTTGTAAATAACAATAGACCTTTTACAAAGGATTCACAGGGAACTGAGGAATATATAAATGCAATACAATATTCTTCAAGACTAAAAGTAAGTTATCTTATATCAAATACAAATTTATCCTATGAAACATCAGTGGAGGATATATTGAAAGGTGATAGAGAGGTAGCAGAAGTTTCTGAAAAACTAGGTATACCGTACGTATATACTGTATGTAGAAGAGACTTAGTTGATGAAATTAAGGGCAAGGTGAAGGGTGAAATATTCCCTATTGATATATATATGAAACCACCTTGGAGATAG
- the buk gene encoding butyrate kinase, with product MSIKGYVLVINPGSTSTKIALFDGAGESKVTNLSHSTEEVKRYERVYDQKEMRTEVILNWLKEQGIQISELSAVVGRGGLLKPMPSGTYLVTEKMLEDLRLAEQGEHASNLGGIIAHSIAMQANIPSFIVDPVAVDEFEEVARISGLPQLPRKSLVHALNIRAVTRRVCNKLDLSFENSSYVVAHLGGGMSIAPVYKGKIIDVNNANEDGPFSPERVGGLPVGEVAKMAFSGEYTCAELRKKLLREGGLTAYLGTNDGRVVNRMIDEGDKNAELILKAMAYQIAKEIGAMSIALRGKADAIILTGGLAYNKKIVDWVTERVSFIAPVEVVPGEDEMLALYEGAIRVLNGDEKAKIYEKEILI from the coding sequence ATGAGTATAAAAGGTTATGTATTAGTTATAAACCCAGGCTCAACTTCTACTAAAATTGCACTGTTTGATGGGGCAGGGGAATCAAAGGTTACAAATTTATCTCATAGTACTGAAGAAGTTAAAAGGTACGAGAGAGTTTATGATCAAAAGGAAATGAGAACAGAAGTTATACTTAACTGGCTAAAGGAACAAGGAATACAAATAAGTGAACTTTCAGCAGTAGTAGGCAGAGGTGGACTTTTAAAGCCTATGCCAAGTGGTACATATTTAGTAACTGAAAAAATGCTAGAGGATTTAAGGTTAGCAGAGCAGGGAGAGCACGCTTCTAATTTAGGGGGCATTATAGCTCACAGTATTGCGATGCAGGCTAATATACCTTCTTTTATTGTTGATCCTGTAGCCGTAGATGAATTTGAAGAGGTGGCTAGGATTTCAGGTCTGCCGCAGCTTCCAAGAAAATCACTTGTACATGCCTTAAATATAAGGGCTGTTACAAGAAGAGTATGCAATAAACTAGACTTGAGTTTTGAAAATAGTTCCTATGTAGTAGCCCATCTTGGAGGTGGCATGTCCATTGCTCCAGTGTATAAGGGAAAAATCATAGATGTAAATAATGCTAATGAGGATGGACCTTTTTCTCCAGAAAGAGTGGGTGGCCTTCCAGTTGGCGAAGTAGCAAAAATGGCCTTTAGTGGAGAGTATACTTGTGCGGAGCTAAGAAAAAAGCTTCTAAGAGAAGGCGGACTCACAGCTTATTTAGGCACTAATGATGGAAGAGTAGTTAATAGGATGATAGATGAGGGAGATAAAAACGCAGAGCTGATTTTAAAAGCAATGGCTTATCAAATAGCAAAAGAAATTGGAGCTATGTCAATTGCACTTAGAGGTAAGGCTGATGCGATAATCTTAACTGGTGGACTTGCCTACAATAAAAAGATTGTAGATTGGGTAACAGAAAGAGTAAGCTTTATAGCACCGGTAGAGGTTGTACCAGGAGAAGATGAAATGCTGGCACTATATGAAGGTGCAATAAGAGTACTTAACGGTGATGAAAAAGCTAAGATATATGAGAAAGAAATATTAATATAA
- the rfbB gene encoding dTDP-glucose 4,6-dehydratase codes for MKTYLVTGGAGFIGSNFIHYMLKKYNDIKIINLDKLTYAGNLENLKDVEKDSRYSFVQGDICDKQIVEQIFTNNNVDYVVNFAAESHVDRSIKEPEVFAMTNVLGTVNLLNVAKNFWQEREGFKEGKKFLHVSTDEVYGSLGETGYFMETTPIDPHSPYSSSKAGSDLMVKAYADTYKMPVNITRCSNNYGPFQFPEKLIPLLINNCLNKKALPVYGDGMNIRDWLYVEDHCKAIDMVINNGRLGEVYNVGGHNERTNIHIVKTVIAYINENVDSEVTENLIKYVEDRKGHDRRYGIDPTKIKEELGWEPETPYEEGIKKTIKWYLDNQDWMKNVTSGQYQNYYTSMYGSK; via the coding sequence ATGAAGACTTATTTAGTAACAGGAGGAGCTGGATTTATAGGTTCCAATTTCATACACTATATGTTAAAAAAATATAATGATATTAAAATTATAAACCTAGATAAATTGACTTATGCAGGAAACCTTGAAAATCTAAAGGATGTTGAGAAGGATTCAAGATATAGCTTTGTTCAAGGAGATATATGTGATAAGCAAATAGTTGAACAAATATTTACTAATAATAATGTAGATTATGTAGTAAATTTTGCTGCTGAATCCCATGTTGATAGAAGTATAAAAGAACCAGAAGTATTTGCAATGACCAATGTACTAGGAACAGTAAACCTTTTAAATGTTGCTAAAAACTTTTGGCAAGAGAGAGAAGGATTTAAGGAAGGCAAGAAGTTCCTTCATGTTTCCACTGATGAAGTATATGGTTCACTAGGTGAAACAGGATACTTTATGGAAACTACTCCTATTGACCCTCACAGCCCATACTCATCAAGTAAAGCAGGGTCAGATTTAATGGTAAAAGCATATGCTGATACATATAAGATGCCAGTAAACATTACAAGATGTTCAAATAACTATGGACCATTCCAATTCCCAGAAAAGTTAATACCTCTTTTAATAAACAATTGCTTAAATAAAAAAGCACTACCAGTTTATGGCGATGGTATGAATATAAGAGATTGGCTTTATGTTGAGGACCACTGCAAAGCAATAGACATGGTAATCAACAATGGAAGACTTGGTGAGGTATATAATGTTGGCGGACATAATGAAAGAACTAATATTCATATAGTTAAGACTGTAATAGCTTATATTAATGAAAATGTAGATAGCGAAGTTACAGAAAACTTAATTAAATATGTAGAAGATAGAAAAGGACATGATAGGAGATATGGTATTGATCCAACTAAGATAAAAGAAGAATTAGGCTGGGAACCAGAGACTCCTTATGAAGAAGGAATAAAGAAGACTATTAAATGGTACTTAGATAATCAAGATTGGATGAAGAATGTGACTTCTGGTCAATATCAAAATTATTACACTAGTATGTATGGAAGTAAATAG
- a CDS encoding 4Fe-4S binding protein: MPKVTFRQDRCKGCGNCIAVCPKKIINFSEGLNVKGYHPVEITPEDMEKCIACASCARMCPDCVIVVEK, from the coding sequence ATGCCAAAAGTGACCTTTAGACAAGACAGATGCAAGGGCTGCGGGAACTGTATAGCAGTTTGTCCAAAGAAAATCATAAACTTTTCAGAAGGATTAAACGTTAAAGGCTATCATCCAGTAGAAATTACACCAGAAGATATGGAAAAGTGTATAGCCTGCGCTTCATGTGCTAGAATGTGTCCTGATTGTGTAATAGTTGTAGAAAAATAG
- a CDS encoding 2-oxoacid:acceptor oxidoreductase family protein, whose protein sequence is MAQQEIIFAGFGGQGILSMGKFLAYAGMDAGLNVSWLPSYGPEMRGGTANCSVILTGDQVGSPIVADADTVVVMNRPSLDKFEHTIKPNGVLIVDSDLVTRIPDRKDIQVISIPAQSLAEEIGSKTIANMILLGALVAKTGIVSMDDILKALKDHGKEKFFEANKKALEKGAEFVA, encoded by the coding sequence ATGGCTCAACAAGAAATTATCTTTGCAGGCTTCGGAGGCCAAGGTATACTTTCCATGGGAAAATTCTTAGCTTATGCTGGAATGGACGCAGGACTTAATGTTTCCTGGTTACCATCCTATGGTCCAGAAATGAGAGGAGGAACAGCTAACTGTTCCGTAATCCTAACAGGAGATCAAGTAGGATCACCTATAGTTGCTGACGCAGATACAGTAGTTGTAATGAATAGACCATCTTTAGACAAGTTTGAACACACAATAAAACCAAATGGTGTGTTAATTGTAGACAGTGATCTTGTAACTAGAATCCCAGATAGAAAGGATATACAAGTTATAAGTATTCCTGCTCAATCATTAGCTGAAGAAATAGGAAGCAAGACTATAGCAAACATGATACTACTAGGCGCACTAGTTGCAAAAACTGGCATAGTAAGCATGGATGACATACTTAAAGCTCTAAAAGATCACGGAAAAGAAAAATTCTTTGAAGCAAACAAAAAGGCTCTTGAAAAGGGTGCTGAGTTTGTAGCTTAG
- a CDS encoding NAD(P)/FAD-dependent oxidoreductase, with the protein MSIRINNIILNIEEDMELVREKAAKKLRISNNAIKEFKILRESVDARKKDNIKFNYSVEVSCDNEERLVQRADDKDVKLETVEYNDEFSYGHKLFNHRPVVVGMGPAGMFAALLLARKGYKPIIIERGQQVDERTASVDLFWKTGTLNLESNVQFGEGGAGTFSDGKLTTRIKDTRCDYVLDAFVKAGAPKEILYSGKPHVGTDILKTVVKNIREEIIKLGGEVRFSSKLEDIKIKSGKLHSIIVNENEIPCEALVLAIGHSSRDTYSMLNKRGVTLTAKPFAIGVRIEHLQSLIDENQYGKFAGHPRLKAADYRLTYTSEKLNRSVYSFCMCPGGEVVAAASEDKRLVTNGMSYYKRDKENANSALVVTVGPNDFDGCSPLSGMEFQRHYEALAYKLGGGNYCAPVQLVGDFLRDRLSTKIGRVNPTYTPGYEFKQLSGCLPPYVIDALKEGIVNFDRKIKGFGADDAVLTGIETRTSAPVRIERNENLQSSNIYGLYPAGEGAGYAGGIMSAAVDGLKIAESIMKEWASID; encoded by the coding sequence ATGTCTATTAGAATTAACAATATAATACTTAATATAGAAGAAGATATGGAACTAGTAAGAGAAAAAGCTGCAAAGAAGCTTAGAATATCAAATAATGCTATAAAGGAATTTAAGATTTTAAGGGAATCTGTAGATGCAAGAAAAAAGGACAATATTAAGTTTAATTATTCTGTAGAAGTTAGCTGCGATAATGAAGAAAGATTAGTTCAAAGAGCTGATGATAAAGATGTAAAGCTAGAAACTGTGGAGTATAATGATGAATTTTCATATGGGCATAAATTATTCAATCATAGGCCGGTGGTAGTAGGCATGGGTCCTGCAGGTATGTTTGCAGCACTTCTGCTTGCAAGAAAAGGCTATAAGCCAATTATAATTGAAAGAGGTCAGCAGGTGGATGAGAGAACTGCCTCCGTGGACTTATTTTGGAAAACAGGAACTTTAAATTTAGAATCAAATGTACAATTTGGTGAGGGGGGAGCAGGCACCTTCTCAGATGGAAAACTTACAACAAGGATAAAGGATACTAGATGCGATTATGTATTAGATGCTTTTGTAAAAGCAGGAGCTCCCAAGGAAATATTATATTCAGGAAAGCCCCATGTAGGAACTGACATTCTAAAAACTGTAGTAAAAAATATAAGAGAAGAGATTATTAAACTGGGTGGAGAAGTACGCTTTAGCAGTAAACTAGAAGATATAAAAATAAAAAGTGGCAAACTGCACAGTATAATAGTAAATGAAAATGAAATTCCTTGTGAGGCTCTTGTGCTAGCTATTGGTCACAGCTCAAGGGATACTTATAGTATGCTTAATAAAAGGGGAGTTACATTAACTGCAAAACCTTTTGCAATAGGTGTGAGAATAGAGCATTTACAAAGTCTTATTGACGAAAATCAATATGGAAAATTTGCGGGACATCCAAGACTTAAGGCAGCTGATTATAGACTTACCTATACTAGTGAAAAACTAAATAGGTCTGTATACAGCTTCTGTATGTGTCCAGGAGGAGAAGTTGTAGCTGCAGCTTCTGAAGACAAAAGACTTGTAACTAATGGCATGAGTTATTATAAGAGAGATAAAGAAAATGCAAACTCAGCCTTAGTTGTCACTGTAGGACCTAATGACTTTGATGGGTGCAGTCCACTAAGTGGAATGGAATTTCAGAGACATTATGAAGCACTAGCTTATAAACTTGGTGGGGGAAACTACTGCGCTCCAGTTCAATTGGTTGGAGATTTTTTAAGGGATAGACTAAGCACAAAAATAGGTAGAGTAAATCCTACTTATACTCCTGGTTATGAATTCAAACAGCTTTCAGGCTGTCTGCCCCCTTACGTAATTGACGCCTTAAAAGAAGGTATTGTTAATTTTGATAGAAAAATCAAAGGCTTTGGGGCAGATGATGCTGTACTCACTGGAATAGAGACTAGAACCTCTGCTCCAGTACGAATAGAAAGGAATGAAAACTTGCAAAGTTCAAATATTTACGGTTTATATCCTGCAGGCGAAGGGGCCGGGTATGCAGGAGGAATCATGTCGGCAGCGGTTGATGGGCTAAAAATTGCAGAAAGCATAATGAAAGAATGGGCTTCAATAGATTAA
- the buk gene encoding butyrate kinase yields the protein MAYRLLIINPGSTSTKIGVYEDENPILVETLRHSSEEIGRYATIVDQFEFRKEVILNVLKEKDFDIKTLNAVVGRGGLLKPIEGGTYSVNEEMLKDLRVGVLGQHASNLGGIIANEIAKSLNIPSFIVDPVVVDELEDVARISGIPDIKRISIFHALNQKAVAKRYAKEQGKKYEDLNVIVAHMGGGISVGAHKNGRVVDVNNALDGEGPFSPERSGGLPVGDLVKLCFSGKYTYEEIKKMITGKGGLVAHLNTNDVREVLAAAKAGDKKAKVLFEAMGYQVAKEIGKCATVLSGKVDAILLTGGIAYGKEITAYIKERVEFIAPVVIYPGEDELLALAQGGLRVLNGEEEARLYK from the coding sequence ATGGCGTACAGATTATTAATTATAAACCCAGGCTCAACTTCTACAAAAATAGGAGTTTACGAGGATGAAAATCCAATTTTAGTAGAAACTTTAAGACATTCTTCAGAAGAAATCGGAAGATATGCTACAATAGTTGACCAATTTGAATTTAGAAAAGAAGTAATATTGAATGTTTTAAAGGAAAAAGATTTTGATATAAAAACCCTTAATGCAGTAGTTGGAAGAGGTGGACTTTTAAAGCCTATCGAAGGAGGAACCTACTCTGTAAATGAGGAAATGCTTAAAGATTTAAGAGTAGGTGTTTTAGGACAGCATGCTTCAAATCTTGGTGGTATAATTGCAAATGAAATAGCAAAATCTTTAAACATACCTTCTTTTATAGTAGACCCAGTAGTTGTAGACGAATTAGAGGATGTAGCAAGAATTTCTGGAATACCAGACATTAAGAGAATAAGTATATTCCATGCACTTAATCAAAAGGCAGTTGCTAAGAGATATGCTAAAGAACAAGGAAAAAAATACGAAGATTTGAATGTGATAGTTGCACACATGGGTGGAGGAATATCAGTAGGAGCGCACAAAAATGGAAGAGTAGTAGATGTTAACAACGCTCTTGATGGAGAAGGACCATTCTCACCTGAAAGGTCTGGAGGACTTCCAGTTGGAGATTTAGTTAAGCTTTGCTTCAGCGGCAAGTATACCTATGAAGAAATTAAAAAGATGATTACAGGAAAGGGCGGCTTGGTTGCTCATCTTAATACAAATGATGTAAGAGAAGTTTTAGCTGCAGCTAAGGCTGGAGATAAAAAGGCAAAAGTATTATTTGAAGCAATGGGATATCAAGTAGCTAAAGAAATAGGAAAATGTGCAACAGTACTTTCAGGAAAAGTTGATGCTATACTACTTACAGGTGGAATAGCATATGGAAAGGAAATTACTGCTTATATAAAAGAAAGAGTTGAATTTATAGCTCCAGTAGTAATATATCCAGGAGAAGATGAGCTGTTAGCATTAGCACAAGGCGGATTAAGAGTGCTAAATGGCGAAGAAGAAGCTAGATTATACAAATAA
- the ptb gene encoding phosphate butyryltransferase — protein sequence MKSFQEVLEKVKNNEMKKIAVAAAQDEPVLEAIRDAKACGLADAILVGDKEKIEAIADKIHFDLTGIEIVNEPDGTKAALKAVELVSSGKADMLMKGLLETSTILRAVLNKEVGLRTGKLMSHVAVFEVPGYDRLLFVTDAAFNMYPDLKAKIDILNNAVSVAKAVGIETPKVAPICAVEVVNPDMPATVDAAILTQMNNRGQIKGCIVDGPLATDNALSEEAAKHKKISGPVAGKADILLLPNIEAGNVMYKTLSYTTNSKNGGILVGTSAPVVLTSRADSPETKMHSIALAALVANLNR from the coding sequence ATGAAGAGTTTTCAAGAGGTTTTAGAAAAAGTAAAAAACAATGAAATGAAAAAAATTGCAGTAGCAGCAGCTCAAGATGAACCAGTGCTAGAAGCTATAAGAGATGCTAAGGCATGTGGTCTTGCTGATGCAATACTTGTGGGAGATAAGGAGAAAATTGAAGCTATAGCTGATAAAATCCATTTTGATTTAACAGGCATCGAAATAGTTAATGAACCAGATGGAACTAAAGCAGCGTTAAAAGCAGTAGAACTAGTTTCTTCAGGTAAAGCTGATATGCTAATGAAGGGACTGCTTGAAACCTCAACTATACTAAGGGCGGTTTTAAACAAAGAAGTAGGACTTAGAACAGGAAAGCTTATGTCACATGTTGCAGTATTTGAGGTGCCAGGCTATGATAGACTATTATTTGTTACAGATGCAGCCTTCAATATGTATCCAGATCTAAAGGCTAAAATTGATATATTAAACAATGCGGTAAGTGTTGCAAAGGCAGTTGGAATTGAAACTCCAAAGGTTGCTCCAATATGTGCAGTAGAGGTAGTAAACCCAGATATGCCTGCTACAGTAGATGCAGCAATATTAACTCAAATGAACAACAGAGGACAGATTAAAGGATGTATAGTGGATGGACCTCTAGCAACAGATAATGCACTTTCAGAAGAAGCTGCAAAGCACAAGAAAATATCTGGTCCAGTAGCTGGAAAAGCAGATATATTGCTTCTTCCTAATATAGAAGCAGGAAATGTAATGTATAAGACATTATCTTATACTACAAATTCAAAAAATGGTGGAATACTTGTTGGAACTTCAGCGCCTGTAGTATTAACTTCAAGAGCTGACAGTCCAGAGACTAAGATGCATTCTATAGCATTAGCAGCACTAGTTGCAAACCTTAATAGATAA
- a CDS encoding 3-methyl-2-oxobutanoate dehydrogenase subunit VorB yields the protein MGERVLMKGNEAIGEAAIQAGCQCFFGYPITPQTEVAAYMSKKMPKIGRVFLQAESEVAAINMIYGAAGSGVRALTSSSSPGISLKAEGISYIAGAELPCVIINIVRGGPGLGGIQPAQSDYFQATKGGAHGDFSMPVFAPASIQEMVDLVQDAFDVADMYRTPCMVMGDGMLGQMMEPVEFKERPAKNIPEKTWAANGLKGRKKHNVINSLYLDPEGLEKHNLKLQAKYEEIKKNEVRYEIYNVEEDTDLIIVAYGTTSRICKNAIKMAKEQGIKVGLIRPITLWPFPVEAFEKTINSTKHGYLSVEMSCGQMVEDVRLASNGRKPVHFYGRTGGMVPQPEDIFEKVKEIVGLK from the coding sequence ATGGGAGAAAGAGTATTAATGAAAGGAAATGAAGCTATAGGAGAAGCTGCCATTCAAGCAGGCTGCCAATGCTTCTTTGGTTATCCAATTACGCCTCAAACAGAAGTAGCTGCTTATATGTCGAAGAAAATGCCTAAAATAGGCAGAGTGTTTCTTCAAGCAGAAAGTGAAGTAGCTGCTATAAATATGATTTATGGTGCTGCAGGAAGTGGAGTTAGAGCATTAACATCCTCTTCAAGCCCTGGAATAAGCTTAAAGGCAGAAGGAATATCCTATATTGCTGGTGCTGAGCTTCCATGCGTTATTATTAACATAGTAAGAGGAGGTCCAGGCCTTGGAGGAATTCAACCTGCTCAATCAGATTATTTCCAAGCAACTAAAGGCGGTGCTCATGGAGACTTTAGCATGCCAGTATTTGCTCCAGCTTCAATTCAAGAAATGGTTGATTTAGTACAAGATGCTTTTGATGTAGCTGATATGTACAGAACTCCATGCATGGTTATGGGAGATGGAATGCTTGGACAAATGATGGAACCAGTTGAGTTTAAAGAAAGACCAGCAAAGAATATTCCAGAAAAAACTTGGGCAGCAAATGGTCTAAAAGGAAGAAAAAAGCATAATGTAATAAACTCATTATATCTTGATCCAGAAGGATTGGAAAAGCATAACTTAAAGCTTCAAGCTAAATATGAAGAAATAAAAAAGAATGAAGTTAGATATGAAATATACAATGTAGAAGAGGACACAGACTTAATCATAGTAGCTTATGGAACAACCTCAAGAATCTGCAAAAATGCAATAAAGATGGCAAAAGAGCAAGGAATAAAAGTAGGCTTAATAAGACCTATTACTCTATGGCCATTCCCAGTAGAAGCTTTTGAAAAGACTATAAATAGCACAAAACACGGATATTTATCAGTAGAAATGAGCTGTGGACAGATGGTGGAAGATGTTAGACTAGCTTCTAATGGAAGAAAGCCTGTTCACTTCTATGGAAGAACCGGTGGTATGGTTCCACAACCAGAAGATATTTTTGAGAAGGTTAAAGAAATAGTTGGGCTAAAATAG